The Nitrospirota bacterium genomic sequence AGACAACGCTTGCGAGGCGGTTCCTTGAGGAACTTGACGAGAGTAATTACGAGGCAGCCCTCCTGGTAGTCGTGCATTCCAGTGTCAGTTCCGAATGGCTGTTCAAGAAATTTGCGATGCAGTTAGGGGTCAAAGACGCCAAGGATGACAAAGTTGAACTTCTCACCCAGATCTACAGGAGACTGTACGAGATTATCGAGGAAGACAAAAAGGCTGTGGTGATGATAGACGAAGTCCAGATGCTCAATTCGAGGGAAATCATGGAGGAGTTCCGGGGCCTTCTGAATATGGAGTCGCCCGATGGCAAGATGCTGAACATCATTTTTTTCGGTCTGTCGGAGCTTGAGGACGTCCTGAGCCTTGATGAGCCGCTCAAGCAGAGAGTTGCGATTAAGGTCAAGCTGAAGGAATTTTCCGACAAGGATACGAGGGATTATATCAGACACCGTCTTTCTGTCGCCGGTTGCCGCAAGGAAGTTTTTTCGGAGGAGGCGGTAGAATCGATCTACCGGTTTACCAACGGCACACCACGGCTTATCAACACCGTGTGCGATAACGCCCTGCTTGAAGGATATCTCGCAAAAGCTTCCGTTATTGAAAGGGATACCAT encodes the following:
- a CDS encoding AAA family ATPase encodes the protein MVDSRFYYNSPLHADALVKLRYAVDTRKGLAVVIGGIGTGKTTLARRFLEELDESNYEAALLVVVHSSVSSEWLFKKFAMQLGVKDAKDDKVELLTQIYRRLYEIIEEDKKAVVMIDEVQMLNSREIMEEFRGLLNMESPDGKMLNIIFFGLSELEDVLSLDEPLKQRVAIKVKLKEFSDKDTRDYIRHRLSVAGCRKEVFSEEAVESIYRFTNGTPRLINTVCDNALLEGYLAKASVIERDTIKTVAVDLGLSIRDE